A window from Streptomyces sp. NBC_00271 encodes these proteins:
- a CDS encoding glycosyltransferase family 39 protein, which yields MTSATDPHPHASAPLAADTDSPPSARSGPPETQSGPPEKAPRWSLPALIAIMALATVLYSWNLSGSGLNSFYSSAIYSGTQSWKAWFFGSLDAGNFLTVDKPPLALMVMGLSCRIFGFGTWQMMLPMIVAALGTIWILHSSVKRVFGHAAAALAALVLALTPITVAINRDNNPDTLLLLLMVSGAALGLRATRDGRLLPLLGSAVCFGLAFNTKMLQGYIALPAVFAVYLYASHLGWAKRIRNLLLAAVALAVSSFWWATAVSLVPADDRPYIGGSTDGTAWNLIFGYNGLGRVLGGEGNGGGGGGGGGFSGSAGLGRLFNDILGGQISWLIPFAGIALAGGLVLCGRAPRIDPTRAALVLWGGWLLLHYLTFATAEGTMHPYYTTAVAPGIAALCGGGGVMLFRAFRGGDVRWSWVLPAGLAVTGIWAVVLLRRATDWNTWLWPAIAVVMALAVVGLFVLRSGNRVRLLAASLAAAVVAALAGPAAYSFAVPASAGGAGGGMGGTNPTAGPSTGQGGFGGGRGGPGGNAGGPGGGEMPGGTQQGGQAAGQEGGQAPGGGGTAELPGGAPQGGENGGFPGGGTGGQNGEFPGGQGGGENGTAPGGTGGQRGGFGGGGGMGGETSSELISYLEKHQDGAKWLLAVSNSQSAGQLILSTHKPVISMYGFTGTDKGMTVARLKELVKKGELHYIQVGGSGMGGGMGGNNSTSSAVTAWVQKNATAVKESAYSKTSSSESSSATGSESENGQSAQSASTLYRLDPSDVN from the coding sequence GTGACGTCTGCCACCGATCCGCATCCCCACGCCTCCGCGCCCCTCGCGGCCGACACCGACTCGCCGCCTTCCGCGCGGTCCGGACCACCGGAGACACAGTCCGGCCCGCCGGAGAAAGCGCCCCGCTGGTCCCTCCCCGCCCTGATCGCGATCATGGCGCTGGCCACGGTGCTGTACTCCTGGAACCTGTCCGGCTCCGGCCTCAACAGCTTCTACAGTTCCGCGATCTACAGCGGAACCCAGAGCTGGAAGGCGTGGTTCTTCGGCTCGCTCGACGCGGGCAACTTCCTGACCGTCGACAAGCCGCCGCTCGCACTCATGGTCATGGGCCTGTCGTGCCGGATCTTCGGCTTCGGCACCTGGCAGATGATGCTGCCGATGATCGTGGCCGCCCTCGGCACGATCTGGATCCTGCACTCCTCCGTGAAGCGGGTGTTCGGCCACGCCGCCGCCGCGCTCGCCGCGCTCGTGCTCGCGCTCACCCCGATCACCGTCGCCATCAACCGCGACAACAACCCCGACACCCTGCTCCTCCTCCTGATGGTGTCGGGCGCGGCCCTCGGACTGCGCGCGACCCGCGACGGCAGGCTGCTGCCGCTGCTCGGCTCGGCGGTCTGCTTCGGGCTCGCCTTCAACACGAAGATGCTCCAGGGCTACATCGCGCTGCCCGCCGTCTTCGCGGTCTATCTGTACGCGTCGCACCTCGGCTGGGCGAAGCGGATCCGCAACCTGCTGCTGGCCGCCGTGGCCCTGGCCGTGTCCAGCTTCTGGTGGGCGACGGCCGTCTCGCTGGTGCCCGCCGACGACCGTCCCTACATCGGCGGTTCGACGGACGGCACCGCCTGGAACCTGATCTTCGGCTACAACGGCTTGGGCCGCGTCCTCGGCGGCGAGGGCAACGGCGGTGGCGGAGGAGGTGGCGGCGGCTTCTCCGGTTCCGCGGGCCTCGGCCGGCTGTTCAACGACATCCTGGGCGGCCAGATCTCCTGGCTGATCCCCTTCGCGGGCATCGCCCTCGCCGGCGGCCTCGTGCTGTGCGGGCGCGCCCCGCGCATCGACCCGACCCGTGCGGCGCTGGTGCTGTGGGGCGGCTGGCTGCTGCTGCACTACCTGACGTTCGCCACGGCCGAAGGCACCATGCACCCGTACTACACGACCGCGGTCGCCCCTGGCATCGCGGCCCTGTGCGGTGGCGGCGGCGTCATGCTGTTCCGTGCCTTCCGCGGCGGTGACGTCCGCTGGTCCTGGGTGCTGCCCGCCGGGCTCGCGGTCACCGGCATCTGGGCGGTCGTGCTGTTGCGCCGGGCCACCGACTGGAACACCTGGCTGTGGCCGGCCATCGCGGTGGTCATGGCGCTGGCCGTCGTCGGCCTGTTCGTCCTCCGCTCCGGCAACCGCGTACGGCTGCTGGCCGCGTCCCTGGCGGCGGCGGTCGTCGCGGCTCTCGCGGGCCCGGCGGCGTACTCGTTCGCCGTCCCGGCCAGTGCAGGCGGCGCGGGCGGCGGCATGGGCGGCACCAATCCGACCGCCGGACCGTCCACCGGCCAAGGCGGCTTCGGCGGCGGACGGGGTGGCCCCGGCGGCAACGCGGGGGGTCCGGGCGGCGGCGAGATGCCCGGCGGCACCCAGCAGGGCGGCCAGGCGGCCGGCCAGGAGGGCGGCCAGGCGCCCGGCGGCGGTGGAACCGCCGAACTGCCCGGCGGCGCCCCGCAGGGCGGCGAGAACGGCGGTTTCCCCGGCGGCGGCACGGGCGGCCAGAACGGCGAGTTCCCGGGCGGCCAGGGCGGTGGCGAGAACGGTACGGCCCCGGGCGGCACGGGCGGTCAGCGCGGCGGTTTCGGCGGCGGTGGCGGCATGGGCGGCGAGACCAGCAGCGAGCTGATCTCGTACCTGGAGAAGCACCAGGACGGCGCCAAGTGGCTGCTCGCGGTATCCAATTCGCAGAGCGCCGGACAGCTGATCCTGAGCACCCACAAGCCCGTCATCTCCATGTACGGCTTCACCGGCACCGACAAGGGCATGACGGTCGCCAGGCTCAAGGAGCTGGTGAAGAAGGGCGAGCTTCACTACATCCAGGTCGGCGGCTCGGGCATGGGCGGCGGAATGGGCGGCAACAACAGCACCAGTTCCGCGGTCACCGCCTGGGTGCAGAAGAACGCCACCGCGGTGAAGGAGAGCGCCTACAGCAAGACCTCGTCGTCCGAGTCGAGTTCGGCCACGGGCTCCGAGTCGGAGAACGGCCAGTCGGCCCAGTCGGCCTCGACGCTCTACCGTCTGGACCCGTCCGACGTGAACTGA
- a CDS encoding suppressor of fused domain protein — protein MERLGAMVGAEPDIQEVPPREPGDGEVFALVFADVPEPGFVTGFTYGLSPWQRANGQPPARELCITMRSGDQAWARVPALAVAALRGFCPFSPGGVIGYMKPYVAGSGLSSLVLAGPAPALALPEAIDLADSGATPEDLVRIVGAYPIHASEREAIRSRGPATVWDSRWDPYDPGRPAVV, from the coding sequence GTGGAGCGCCTGGGCGCGATGGTCGGCGCGGAGCCGGACATCCAGGAGGTCCCGCCTCGCGAGCCTGGCGACGGCGAGGTGTTCGCCCTCGTCTTCGCGGACGTCCCGGAGCCCGGCTTCGTCACCGGGTTCACCTACGGGCTGTCACCGTGGCAGCGGGCGAACGGGCAGCCACCTGCCCGTGAACTCTGCATCACGATGCGTTCGGGCGATCAGGCATGGGCGAGGGTTCCTGCCCTCGCCGTTGCCGCCTTGCGCGGCTTCTGCCCGTTCTCGCCAGGCGGGGTGATCGGCTACATGAAGCCGTACGTGGCAGGTTCGGGCCTGAGCAGCCTGGTCCTGGCCGGCCCCGCGCCCGCCCTCGCGCTCCCCGAAGCGATCGACCTCGCGGACTCCGGCGCGACCCCGGAGGATCTGGTGCGGATCGTCGGGGCCTACCCGATTCACGCCTCGGAGCGGGAAGCCATCCGCTCCCGGGGCCCCGCAACGGTGTGGGACTCGAGATGGGACCCGTATGACCCCGGCCGTCCAGCGGTGGTCTGA
- a CDS encoding endonuclease I family protein: MPATHIRRWKTLALTTSAVLVGLTLPTMTATPASATTTAYDSTYYKNAVGKTGSSLKSSLHTIISSQTKISYSAVWNALMVTDQDPNNSNNVILLYSGVSRAKSLNGGDVGDWNREHTWAKSHGDFGEVTGPGTDLHHLRPADVQVNSIRGNKDFDNGGSTVSGGGGSLTDSDSFEPRDADKGDVARMILYMAVRYDGGDGFADLEPNEKVNNGSNPYIGKLSVLKEWSDEDPPSAFEEKRNQVIYDSYQHNRNPFIDHPEWVDAIW; encoded by the coding sequence ATGCCCGCCACGCACATACGCCGCTGGAAGACGCTGGCGCTGACCACCTCAGCCGTCCTGGTAGGCCTCACCCTGCCGACGATGACCGCCACTCCCGCGAGTGCCACGACGACCGCGTACGACAGCACGTACTACAAGAACGCGGTCGGCAAGACCGGCAGCAGCCTGAAGTCCTCGCTGCACACGATCATCAGCAGCCAGACCAAGATCTCGTACTCCGCGGTCTGGAACGCGCTCATGGTCACCGACCAGGACCCGAACAACAGCAACAACGTGATCCTGCTGTACAGCGGCGTCTCGCGCGCCAAGTCCCTCAACGGCGGAGACGTCGGCGACTGGAACCGCGAGCACACGTGGGCCAAGTCCCACGGCGACTTCGGCGAGGTGACCGGTCCCGGCACGGACCTGCACCACCTGCGTCCCGCGGACGTCCAGGTCAACAGCATCCGTGGCAACAAGGACTTCGACAACGGCGGCAGCACGGTCAGCGGCGGGGGCGGCAGCCTCACCGACTCCGACTCGTTCGAGCCGCGTGACGCGGACAAGGGCGACGTGGCCCGCATGATCCTCTACATGGCGGTGCGCTACGACGGCGGCGACGGCTTCGCCGACCTCGAGCCCAACGAGAAGGTGAACAACGGAAGCAACCCATATATCGGCAAGCTCTCCGTGCTCAAGGAGTGGAGCGACGAGGACCCGCCGAGCGCCTTCGAGGAGAAGCGCAACCAGGTCATCTACGACAGCTACCAGCACAACCGCAACCCGTTCATCGACCACCCGGAGTGGGTCGACGCGATCTGGTAG
- a CDS encoding DUF397 domain-containing protein, translating into MTEHTISRADILSGWRKSSYSGTEANSCVEVLDHHPSGIPVRDSKVPHGPALVFSAADWSSFVAAVKRGRFPA; encoded by the coding sequence ATGACTGAGCACACCATCTCGCGCGCAGACATACTGAGCGGTTGGCGCAAGTCGTCCTACAGCGGAACCGAAGCCAACAGCTGCGTCGAGGTACTGGACCACCACCCCTCCGGCATCCCCGTGCGTGACTCCAAGGTCCCGCACGGCCCCGCGCTGGTCTTCTCGGCCGCGGACTGGTCGTCGTTCGTCGCGGCGGTCAAGCGCGGAAGGTTCCCGGCCTGA
- a CDS encoding sodium:solute symporter has protein sequence MAVDYTVIVVYLAGMLAMGWWGMRRAKSKSEFLVAGRRLGPAMYSGTMAAIVLGGASTIGGVGLGYQYGLSGAWMVFTIGLGLLALSVFFSARIARLKVYTVSEMLDLRYGGRAGVISGVVMWAYTLMLAVTSTIAYATIFDVLFDMNRTLAIIIGGSIVVAYSTLGGMWSITLTDMVQFVVKTVGVLLLLLPIAVVKAGGFSEMKAKLPTEYFDPLGIGGETIFTYVLIYTFGMLIGQDIWQRVFTARSDTTAKWGGTVAGTYCLVYALAGAVIGTAAKVLYPTLPSADTAFATIVKDELPVGVRGLVLAAALAAVMSTSSGALIACATVANNDIWAKLRGAVRPRGDDHDEVKGNRVFILVMGIAVICTAIALNNVVEALTVAYNLLVGGLLVPILGGLLWKRGTVHGALASVVVGGLAVVGLMATYGILANEPVYYGLLSSLAAYVIVSLATPATDPAVLAAWRERLAGRGADAEAEAEPTAVVA, from the coding sequence ATGGCCGTCGACTACACAGTGATCGTCGTCTATCTGGCCGGCATGCTGGCCATGGGCTGGTGGGGCATGCGCCGCGCCAAGTCGAAGAGTGAGTTCCTGGTGGCCGGACGGCGCCTGGGCCCCGCGATGTACTCCGGGACCATGGCCGCGATCGTCCTCGGCGGCGCGTCCACCATCGGCGGCGTCGGGCTCGGATACCAGTACGGGCTCTCCGGCGCCTGGATGGTGTTCACCATCGGCCTCGGACTCCTCGCCCTCTCCGTCTTCTTCTCCGCCCGCATCGCCCGCCTGAAGGTCTACACCGTCTCCGAGATGCTCGACCTCCGCTACGGCGGCCGGGCCGGTGTCATCTCCGGTGTCGTCATGTGGGCGTACACCCTGATGCTCGCGGTCACCTCGACCATCGCGTACGCCACCATCTTCGACGTCCTCTTCGACATGAACCGGACGCTCGCGATCATCATCGGCGGCTCGATCGTCGTCGCGTACTCCACGCTCGGCGGCATGTGGTCGATCACCCTCACCGACATGGTGCAGTTCGTCGTGAAGACCGTCGGCGTGCTGCTGCTCCTGCTCCCCATCGCGGTGGTCAAGGCCGGTGGGTTCAGCGAGATGAAGGCCAAGCTGCCCACGGAGTACTTCGACCCGCTGGGCATCGGCGGCGAGACGATCTTCACCTACGTGCTGATCTACACCTTCGGCATGCTCATCGGCCAGGACATCTGGCAGCGCGTGTTCACCGCCCGCAGCGACACGACCGCCAAGTGGGGCGGCACCGTCGCCGGCACCTACTGCCTGGTGTACGCCCTCGCCGGCGCCGTCATCGGCACGGCCGCCAAGGTGCTCTACCCGACCCTGCCCAGCGCCGACACCGCCTTCGCGACCATCGTCAAGGACGAGCTTCCGGTCGGCGTTCGGGGCCTGGTGCTCGCCGCCGCCCTCGCCGCCGTGATGTCCACGTCCTCCGGCGCCCTCATCGCCTGCGCCACCGTCGCCAACAACGACATCTGGGCCAAGCTGCGCGGGGCCGTACGGCCCCGGGGGGACGACCACGACGAGGTCAAGGGGAACCGGGTCTTCATTCTCGTCATGGGCATCGCCGTGATCTGTACCGCCATCGCGCTCAACAACGTCGTCGAGGCGCTGACCGTCGCGTACAACCTGCTCGTCGGCGGTCTGCTCGTCCCGATCCTCGGCGGACTGCTGTGGAAGCGCGGGACCGTGCACGGCGCGCTCGCCTCCGTCGTCGTTGGCGGGCTCGCGGTCGTCGGCCTGATGGCGACGTACGGCATCCTTGCGAACGAGCCCGTCTACTACGGGCTGCTGTCCTCGCTGGCCGCGTACGTGATCGTCTCCCTGGCCACACCCGCGACCGACCCGGCGGTCCTGGCCGCCTGGCGCGAGCGGCTGGCCGGGCGCGGCGCGGATGCCGAGGCCGAGGCCGAGCCGACGGCCGTGGTCGCCTAG
- the speB gene encoding agmatinase, with product MSSTEFPAAGGSEPRGPVDSSRVPRYAGPATFARLPRLDEVGRADVAVVGVPFDSGVSYRPGARFGGNAIREASRLLRPYNPAQDASPFALAQVADAGDIAANPFNINEAVETVEAAADELLGTGARLMTLGGDHTIALPLLRSVAKKHGPVALLHFDAHLDTWDTYFGAEYTHGTPFRRAVEEGILDTEALSHVGTRGPLYGKQDLTDDEKMGFGIVTSADIYRRGADEVADQLRQRIGDRPLYISIDIDCLDPAHAPGTGTPEAGGMTSRELLEILRGLSSCNLVSADVVEVAPAYDHAEITAVAASHTAYELTTIMSRQIAAARAQEAGNK from the coding sequence ATGAGCAGCACCGAGTTCCCGGCAGCAGGCGGCAGTGAGCCACGCGGCCCCGTCGACTCGTCCCGCGTCCCGCGGTACGCGGGCCCCGCGACCTTCGCCCGGCTGCCGCGCCTCGACGAGGTCGGCCGCGCCGACGTCGCCGTGGTCGGCGTGCCCTTCGACTCCGGGGTCTCCTACCGGCCCGGCGCCCGCTTCGGCGGCAACGCCATCCGCGAGGCCTCCCGCCTGCTGCGCCCGTACAACCCGGCGCAGGACGCCTCCCCCTTCGCCCTCGCCCAGGTCGCCGACGCCGGTGACATCGCGGCGAACCCGTTCAACATCAACGAGGCCGTGGAGACGGTCGAGGCCGCGGCCGACGAGCTGCTCGGCACGGGCGCCCGCCTGATGACGCTGGGCGGCGACCACACCATCGCCCTCCCGCTCCTGCGCTCCGTCGCCAAGAAGCACGGCCCGGTGGCCCTGCTCCACTTCGACGCGCACCTCGACACCTGGGACACCTACTTCGGCGCCGAGTACACGCACGGCACCCCGTTCCGCCGGGCGGTGGAGGAGGGGATCCTGGACACGGAGGCCCTCTCCCACGTCGGCACCCGCGGCCCGCTGTACGGCAAGCAGGACCTCACCGACGACGAGAAGATGGGCTTCGGCATCGTCACCTCGGCGGACATCTACCGCCGCGGCGCCGACGAGGTCGCCGACCAGCTGCGCCAGCGCATCGGTGACCGTCCGCTGTACATCTCCATCGACATCGACTGCCTCGACCCGGCGCACGCCCCCGGCACGGGCACGCCGGAGGCCGGCGGCATGACCTCCCGCGAGCTGCTGGAGATCCTGCGCGGACTGTCCTCCTGCAACCTGGTCTCCGCGGACGTGGTCGAGGTCGCGCCCGCGTACGACCACGCCGAGATCACGGCGGTGGCCGCGTCCCACACGGCGTACGAACTGACGACGATCATGTCCCGCCAGATCGCGGCGGCCAGGGCTCAGGAGGCCGGGAACAAGTGA
- a CDS encoding PucR family transcriptional regulator ligand-binding domain-containing protein: protein MEGTSTVPDTSAASTTPATPVPPVQPVQPVPPTPPVPLSALLAREDLGLRHIAGPVDPDTVIHWAHTSEMADPYPYLLGGELLLTAGVHIPEAAGSGTYFDDYVSRIVAAGGAALGFGLAPVHDTVPRALVAACDTYDLPLLEVPPQTTFSGVARAVWQLMAQARLAELRRVTEAQQSLAAAAARPDPVAAVLRQLAQRVGGWAVLYGPEGAELARAGRTPEDGPVAALGTLAAVVRPGATPPAVPQGPIPPLAPTPTPSSATDTVGGTHLAAYALGGGRGFVLGVAAPRRDPGDHTIASVAAVLLSLLTGEQQSGSGSARSAALVRLLLGAAPEEVAPLLGGDRWTVVHARPVADGPAPDAVAASALGAALGSALIDTGGSVVRVLVPGDREPTAQQGWICGVSAAVGPHEWASADGQAARALARARATRTPLVRHGERPALADLVPPADAAAHARTLLAPIAATPALTETLRTWLSLHGSWDRTAVALSVHRNTVRQRTARCATLLEADLDDADVRMELWFALRES from the coding sequence ATGGAGGGAACGTCCACCGTGCCGGACACATCCGCCGCATCCACCACACCCGCCACACCAGTCCCGCCCGTCCAACCCGTCCAACCCGTTCCACCCACCCCACCGGTCCCGCTGTCCGCCCTCCTGGCCCGGGAGGACCTCGGTCTGCGCCACATCGCGGGCCCCGTCGACCCGGACACGGTGATCCACTGGGCGCACACGTCGGAGATGGCGGACCCGTACCCGTATCTGCTGGGCGGTGAGCTGCTGCTGACCGCCGGGGTGCACATCCCGGAGGCGGCGGGCTCGGGCACCTACTTCGACGACTACGTCTCCCGGATCGTGGCGGCGGGCGGCGCGGCGCTCGGCTTCGGCCTGGCGCCGGTGCACGACACGGTCCCGCGCGCCCTGGTCGCGGCCTGCGACACCTACGACCTGCCCCTGCTGGAGGTCCCGCCCCAGACCACCTTCTCGGGCGTGGCCCGCGCGGTGTGGCAGCTGATGGCGCAGGCCCGGCTGGCGGAACTGCGGCGGGTCACGGAGGCCCAGCAGAGTCTGGCGGCGGCCGCCGCGCGCCCGGACCCGGTGGCGGCGGTGCTGCGGCAGCTGGCCCAGCGGGTGGGCGGCTGGGCGGTGCTGTACGGCCCGGAGGGCGCGGAGCTGGCCCGCGCGGGAAGAACACCCGAGGACGGCCCCGTGGCCGCACTCGGCACCCTGGCCGCCGTCGTACGCCCCGGCGCAACCCCGCCCGCGGTCCCCCAGGGCCCCATTCCGCCCCTCGCCCCCACTCCCACCCCCTCCTCCGCGACCGACACCGTGGGCGGCACCCACCTGGCCGCGTACGCCCTGGGCGGCGGGCGGGGCTTCGTCCTCGGAGTCGCGGCGCCGCGCCGGGACCCCGGGGACCACACCATCGCCTCCGTCGCGGCCGTCCTGCTCTCCCTCCTCACCGGGGAGCAGCAGAGCGGGAGCGGCTCGGCGCGCTCGGCGGCGCTCGTACGACTCCTGCTGGGCGCCGCGCCCGAGGAGGTGGCCCCGCTGCTCGGCGGGGACCGGTGGACCGTCGTGCACGCCCGCCCCGTGGCGGACGGCCCGGCGCCGGACGCCGTCGCCGCGTCCGCGCTGGGGGCGGCACTGGGCTCCGCGCTCATCGACACCGGTGGGAGCGTCGTACGCGTCCTCGTCCCCGGCGACCGCGAGCCGACCGCGCAGCAGGGCTGGATCTGCGGGGTCAGCGCGGCGGTCGGCCCGCACGAGTGGGCGTCCGCCGACGGGCAGGCGGCCCGCGCCCTGGCCCGCGCCCGGGCGACCCGCACGCCCCTCGTCCGCCACGGCGAGCGCCCCGCCCTGGCGGATCTCGTGCCCCCGGCCGACGCCGCGGCCCACGCGCGCACCCTCCTCGCCCCCATCGCCGCCACCCCCGCCCTCACCGAGACCCTCCGCACCTGGCTCTCCCTGCACGGCAGTTGGGACCGCACGGCCGTCGCCCTCTCCGTCCACCGCAACACCGTCCGCCAACGCACCGCACGGTGTGCGACGTTGCTGGAGGCGGACCTCGACGACGCGGACGTACGGATGGAGTTGTGGTTCGCACTGAGGGAAAGCTGA
- a CDS encoding helix-turn-helix domain-containing protein gives MTSTYGDWLKQQRETAGLTQQQLADAAVMTRSHIAHIEAGRRIPSREDARRLDRALNTGNVLSSFLPQENVAVEDYFEAARYLEQQATVIREFAPTFVPGILQTERYARSLLSVGYPPASEEECDRAVVTRLERSRILTDPVVPVVWALLDEAVLRRPVGGPQVMAEQLMHIVRLTETKRVRTHVIPYTVGAYQILNSMLTLMWFEDQPPVAYSEGLQFGKVHDSPAIVERLQGAYHLALSDALPLQESLALLRATAKDYGHHD, from the coding sequence ATGACCAGCACGTACGGTGACTGGCTGAAGCAGCAGCGCGAGACGGCGGGGCTGACACAACAGCAGCTGGCCGACGCGGCGGTCATGACCCGTTCGCACATCGCGCACATCGAGGCGGGGCGCCGGATTCCCTCCCGGGAGGATGCGCGACGGCTGGACAGGGCTCTGAACACGGGGAATGTGTTGAGTAGTTTCCTGCCACAGGAGAACGTGGCAGTAGAGGACTACTTCGAGGCAGCCCGGTATCTCGAACAACAGGCGACGGTGATCCGTGAGTTCGCGCCCACCTTCGTGCCTGGCATCCTGCAGACGGAAAGGTACGCGCGTTCCCTTCTGAGCGTCGGATACCCCCCTGCGAGTGAAGAGGAATGTGACAGGGCCGTTGTCACACGGCTTGAGCGCTCAAGGATCCTCACCGACCCTGTGGTGCCCGTAGTGTGGGCGCTACTGGACGAGGCAGTCCTGCGACGCCCGGTCGGTGGCCCGCAGGTCATGGCGGAGCAGCTCATGCACATCGTCCGCCTGACCGAGACCAAGCGTGTACGCACACATGTGATTCCGTACACCGTGGGCGCGTACCAGATCCTGAACAGCATGCTGACGTTGATGTGGTTCGAGGACCAGCCTCCGGTGGCCTATTCCGAAGGCCTGCAGTTCGGCAAGGTTCACGACTCCCCCGCCATCGTCGAACGACTCCAGGGCGCCTACCATCTCGCACTGAGCGACGCGTTGCCGCTGCAAGAGTCACTTGCCCTGTTGAGGGCGACAGCGAAGGATTATGGGCACCATGACTGA
- a CDS encoding thiamine pyrophosphate-binding protein, with the protein MTHDHDLVLRPSAAQTEAALNPPPGRNGGDLVVETLSGLGATTVFGLPGQHALGMFDALRRSSLRYIGLRVENNAGFAADAYGRITGEAAPLLLSTGPGALTSLAALQEAAAASAPVLAISSQIPTAGLGGGRHGYLHELPDQSASFRGVVKSVHTVRTQSQIPSAIAAAWESALTVPHGPVWVEIPQDILLAETHLPQVTAMDATPEDVVPRPELTALAAHLLSSAARPAIIAGGGVVRSDASGKLRSLAEKLNAPVVTTFGGKGAFPWTHPLSLQSWLEDRHTTDFLEDADVLLVVGSGLGELSSNYHTFKPRGRVVQIEADLGKLESNHPAIGIHADARLALSALLETVEDRPDPTAADRVRTLLDRVGERIAAQELTLEQEVLASVRRALPATSPSFWDMTILAYWAWSAFDPRGKNTMHSAQGAGGLGYGFPAALGAAAADPTRPVLAVSGDGGALYSIAELATARQYDLNVTWLIVDDGGYGILREYMTDAFGQATATELTRPDYVALAESFGVPGVRTTPETLEEDLAKALTSPGPSVLLLPAVLRMFEPTHLGS; encoded by the coding sequence GTGACTCACGACCACGACCTGGTGCTCCGTCCGTCGGCGGCGCAGACGGAGGCCGCGCTGAATCCGCCCCCCGGCCGCAACGGCGGAGACCTGGTCGTGGAGACCCTCTCCGGTCTCGGTGCCACGACCGTCTTCGGCCTGCCCGGCCAGCACGCGCTCGGCATGTTCGACGCCTTGCGCCGGTCCTCGTTGCGGTACATCGGGCTGCGGGTGGAGAACAACGCGGGGTTCGCGGCCGACGCGTACGGCCGCATCACGGGTGAGGCCGCGCCGCTGCTGCTCTCCACCGGCCCGGGTGCGCTGACCTCCCTGGCCGCGCTCCAGGAGGCCGCCGCGGCCTCCGCCCCGGTCCTAGCCATCAGCAGCCAGATCCCCACCGCGGGACTGGGCGGCGGACGCCACGGCTATCTGCACGAACTCCCCGACCAGTCGGCGTCGTTCAGGGGTGTCGTCAAGTCCGTCCACACGGTCCGTACGCAGTCGCAGATCCCCTCCGCGATCGCGGCGGCCTGGGAGTCGGCGCTGACCGTCCCGCACGGCCCGGTCTGGGTGGAGATCCCGCAGGACATCCTCCTCGCCGAGACCCACCTGCCGCAGGTCACGGCGATGGACGCGACCCCGGAGGACGTCGTCCCGCGCCCCGAACTGACGGCGCTGGCGGCGCACTTGCTGTCCTCGGCGGCCCGCCCCGCGATCATCGCGGGCGGCGGGGTCGTACGGTCGGACGCGTCCGGCAAGCTGAGGTCGCTGGCGGAAAAGCTGAACGCGCCGGTCGTCACCACCTTCGGCGGCAAGGGCGCCTTCCCCTGGACCCACCCGCTCTCGCTCCAGTCCTGGCTGGAGGACCGGCACACCACGGACTTCCTGGAGGACGCGGACGTCCTGCTGGTCGTCGGCTCCGGCCTCGGCGAACTGTCCTCGAACTACCACACGTTCAAGCCCCGCGGCCGGGTCGTCCAGATCGAGGCCGACCTCGGCAAGCTGGAGTCCAACCACCCGGCGATCGGCATCCACGCGGACGCCAGGCTCGCGCTCTCCGCGCTCCTGGAGACCGTCGAGGACCGCCCCGACCCGACGGCGGCGGACCGCGTCCGCACGCTGCTCGACCGGGTGGGGGAGCGCATCGCCGCCCAGGAACTCACCCTGGAACAGGAGGTGCTGGCGTCTGTGCGCCGGGCCCTCCCGGCCACCTCCCCGTCCTTCTGGGACATGACCATCCTGGCGTACTGGGCGTGGTCCGCCTTCGACCCGCGCGGAAAGAACACCATGCACTCCGCCCAGGGCGCGGGCGGCCTCGGCTACGGCTTCCCGGCGGCCCTCGGCGCGGCGGCGGCCGATCCCACCCGCCCGGTCCTCGCGGTCTCCGGCGACGGCGGCGCGTTGTATTCGATCGCCGAACTCGCCACGGCGAGGCAGTACGACCTGAACGTCACCTGGCTGATCGTCGACGACGGCGGCTACGGCATCCTGCGCGAGTACATGACCGACGCCTTCGGCCAGGCCACGGCCACGGAGCTGACCCGCCCCGACTACGTGGCGCTGGCCGAGTCCTTCGGCGTCCCGGGGGTCCGTACGACCCCCGAGACACTGGAGGAGGACCTGGCGAAGGCCCTCACAAGCCCCGGCCCGTCCGTGCTGCTGCTCCCGGCGGTGCTGCGGATGTTCGAGCCGACGCATCTCGGGAGCTGA